The following are encoded together in the Diabrotica undecimpunctata isolate CICGRU chromosome 7, icDiaUnde3, whole genome shotgun sequence genome:
- the mRpS21 gene encoding small ribosomal subunit protein bS21m, translated as MTLKHASFIARTVFVQNNDVDAACRVLNRILGREDILDQYRRTRYFEKPFQFRRRINFERCKSIFNEDMDRKIQFVMRKNRTDPFPGCS; from the exons atgaCTTTGAAACACGCAAGTTTCATTGCAAGAACTGTATTTGTACAAAATAACGATGTGGATGCAGCATGCAGAGTATTAAATAGAATCTTAGGACGAGAAGATATTTTAGATCAATATAGAAGAACTAGATACTTTGAAAAACCATTTCAG TTTCGCAGAAGAATTAATTTTGAGAGATGTAAATCAATCTTCAATGAAGATATGGATAGAAAAATTCAATTTGTTATGAGGAAAAATAGAACAGATCCCTTTCCAGGATGTTCATAA